One part of the Ziziphus jujuba cultivar Dongzao chromosome 2, ASM3175591v1 genome encodes these proteins:
- the LOC112491993 gene encoding receptor kinase-like protein Xa21, with protein MKHVGVDFHFVRDKVVEGLLRVSHVSSKYQLADGLTKSLPRQRLEFLRSKLGVLPRPPSLRGHISDSYAQLHGDMVAHVADFRIANMLGKNALMTQTKTLATIGYMAPEYGLDGIVSTKGDVYSYGILLMETFTGKKTTDKMFVEDLSLRKWVKESFSFEVTEVADKELLGEEKAHRPVVKVCLSSIRDTRDEENRKGRFNFTS; from the exons ATGAAACATGTGGGAGTTGATTTTCACTTTGTTAGAGACAAAGTTGTAGAAGGCTTACTTCGTGTGTCTCATGTTAGCAGCAAATACCAGCTTGCTGATGGTCTTACAAAATCATTACCAAGACAGAGACTTGAGTTTTTACGTTCCAAACTTGGTGTTCTTCCTAGACCTCCAAGTTTGAGGGGGCATATTAGTGATTCTTATGCACAATTGC ACGGAGATATGGTTGCTCATGTTGCTGATTTCagaattgccaatatgttaggCAAAAACGCTTTGATGACACAAACCAAAACCCTAGCCACTATTGGGTATATGGCACCAG AGTATGGACTAGATGGGATTGTTTCCACAAAAGGAGATGTGTATAGTTATGGTATTTTGCTTATGGAAACTTTCACAGGAAAAAAGACTACAGATAAAATGTTTGTTGAAGATTTGAGCTTGAGGAAATGGGTTAAGGAATCATTCTCTTTTGAAGTCACAGAAGTTGCGGATAAGGAATTGTTGGGTGAAGAAAAAGCACATAGGCCTGTCGTAAAAGTTTGTTTATCATCCATTAGAGACACCAGAGACGAGGAAAACCGTAAAGGACGTTTTAATTTCACTTCATAA